A stretch of Podospora bellae-mahoneyi strain CBS 112042 chromosome 5, whole genome shotgun sequence DNA encodes these proteins:
- a CDS encoding hypothetical protein (EggNog:ENOG503NXQS; COG:S) → MAAIPIQAPSRHGPRDTMNSGPLPSLSGRDGGFPPGPFAPMSHRIPFNDNLSPSAASNPMAIRNRDTDFAPPPLPPPRLVPINGPIDPKEHLKWEGMRKSDTNYDGSVDSGLGMSPHDFRRRDSDYDETYHSYGSNRSTTLPSFSAISQTMKSFRPSHEAIDSSMLNRLNRPTIRRSGLSTSHNELPPPRAHHADLSTLSLPHRSKQPFLDIGYSRSPMSATSPGPSPFGHPGPMDYRSPLSAADSIDLERSPRSHRLHSTQSMTDSEGPGLSHGGHDYEGRDEDVDFPMEETTRMRRLKIEDPWRERERERESYQPGQKRRASSPPSDDVPMASDSMRWPGRDGSGISRGSPTPRLLSMPQNSTLGGRSPVSRSGSYSSNLTTSSMTLGRRSPGLSPSGLSPTDPMNCGSPYGTPLSMTAGSPRSAIGMGLGRSAAAAAQQPTGRIALVPPRKVAEMPKNTNGSSLAAKLKGPYMCECCPKKPKKFETEEELRTHEAEKQYECTFCGNRFKNKNEAERHQNSLHVRRHSWSCSALTGYERAFHDSTATPGEADTCGYCGKEFGRNGPSASVTDEDWEKRIRHLQDVHKFRECNASKKFYRADHFRQHLKHSHAGTSGKWTNMLENACMIEEDGVSVGR, encoded by the exons ATGGCTGCCATTCCCATTCAGGCCCCGTCGCGACACGGGCCAAGAGACACTATGAACAGCGGGCCGCTACCGTCTTTATCAGGCCGCGATGGCGGATTCCCTCCAGGTCCCTTTGCGCCCATGTCCCATCGCATCCCATTTAACGACAACCTCTCGCCCTCGGCTGCTTCGAATCCCATGGCGATACGCAACAGAGACACCGACTTCGCACCTCCACCGCTTCCTCCACCGCGCCTGGTGCCCATCAACGGACCCATCGACCCAAAGGAGCATTTAAAGTGGGAGGGAATGCGGAAGAGCGACACCAACTATGACGGGAGCGTAGATAGCGGTTTGGGCATGAGCCCCCACGACTTTCGCAGACGCGACTCGGACTACGACGAGACATACCACAGCTATGGCTCCAACAG ATCTACGACCCTCCCATCCTTCAGCGCAATCAGCCAGACCATGAAGAGCTTCCGTCCAAGCCACGAGGCCATTGACAGTTCCATGCTCAACAGGCTCAACAGGCCCACCATACGCCGCTCCGGTCTCAGCACATCCCACAACGaactcccaccccctcgcGCCCATCACGCTGACCTTTCGACGCTATCTCTTCCCCACAGGTCCAAGCAGCCCTTCCTCGATATTGGTTACAGCAGGTCCCCCATGTCGGCTACGTCGCCTGGACCTTCGCCGTTTGGCCACCCGGGACCTATGGATTACCGATCTCCACTGAGTGCCGCTGATAGTATCGACCTTGAGCGCTCCCCGCGCTCGCACAGGCTGCACAGCACACAGTCCATGACGGACAGTGAAGGACCAGGTCTCTCGCACGGCGGGCATGATTACGAGGGGCGCGACGAGGATGTGGATTTTCCCATGGAGGAAACTACGCGGATGCGCAGGCTAAAAATAGAAGACCCctggagggaaagggagcgCGAGAGGGAAAGCTACCAGCCGGGTCAGAAGCGTCGTGCATCGTCGCCCCCAAGCGACGATGTGCCCATGGCGAGCGATTCTATGCGGTGGCCTGGCCGGGATGGGTCCGGCATCTCGCGCGGATCCCCCACACCCAGGCTGCTCTCTATGCCTCAAAATTCCACCTTGGGAGGCAGATCCCCTGTGAGTCGCAGCGGAAGCTACAGCAGTAATCTCACGACGAGTAGCATGACGCTGGGCCGTCGTTCGCCGGGACTGAGCCCCAGCGGTCTCTCGCCGACGGATCCGATGAACTGCGGCAGCCCCTACGGCACACCGCTCAGCATGACGGCTGGCTCGCCCAGGTCGGCAATCGGGATGGGCCTGGGGCGGTCAGCGGCCGCTGCGGCACAGCAGCCGACGGGAAGAATCGCGCTGGTCCCCCCCAGAAAGGTGGCCGAGATgcccaaaaacaccaatgGCAGCAGCCTGGCCGCTAAGCTCAAGGGCCCTTACATGTGCGAATGCTGtcccaagaagcccaagaagtTTGAGACGGAAGAGGAGCTCCG CACACACGAGGCTGAAAAGCAATATGAATGCACCTTTTGTGGAAACCgcttcaagaacaagaatGAGGCCGAGAGACATCAAAACTCTCTACACGTGCGTCGGCattcttggtcttgttcaGCCCTGACGGGCTACGAGCGGGCCTTCCACGACAGCACGGCAACACCGGGTGAAGCCGACACGTGCGGATACTGCGGAAAGGAGTTTGGACGCAACGGGCCAAGCGCCAGCGTCACCGAcgaggactgggagaagCGGATTCGCCATCTCCAGGATGTCCACAAATTCCGCGAGTGCAATGCCAGCAAGAAGTTCTACCGGGCCGACCACTTTCGGCAGCATCTCAAGCACAGCCACGCCGGCACCAGTGGCAAGTGGACGAATATGCTCGAGAACGCGTGCATGATCGAAGAAGACGGTGTGAGTGTTGGTAGATGA
- the YVH1 gene encoding tyrosine protein phosphatase yvh1 (EggNog:ENOG503NVXN; COG:V), with product MVLSRINGSEELFVGGIFGVTRPRLITEHKITHVLSVIKYSLDSLQNEAYRSLQHMSIDIDDMDDQDILVHLPKMVRFIQRGLYGHDYTEEKQQQQQEQQEQQQQQQQQEEEEEGAAKGAVLVHCAMGKSRSVTAIVAYLLWKHPHRFGLGKGAVDAKEAVAKAVQWVRGTRPIAEPNEGFMEQLELWVEMGCPAGSDDAVEKEAKYQRWLYKKEVETAAAVGRAPDWIRFEDEEAEKEQQKQDEEGGGGAFELRCKKCRRRLATEPFVVPHQGRGNKAKEDCPHYFVEALSWMRDTLELGELEGRLNCPHPKCGSSVGRYSWRGFKCSCGDWVAPAFSLQQSKVDKVAVMGAGKNGTAGANEIASRMAALGIRMPPGQRAENL from the exons ATGGTGCTGAGCAGGATAAACGGCTCGGAAGAGCTGTTTGTGGGAGG cATCTTCGGCGTCACACGCCCCCGCCTCATCACCGAGCATAAAATCACCCACGTCCTCTCCGTCATCAAATACTCGCTCGACAGCCTCCAAAATGAAGCCTACCGATCCCTGCAGCACATGTCCATCGACATTGATGACATGGACGACCAGGATATCCTGGTGCATCTGCCCAAGATGGTGAGGTTTATCCAGCGGGGGTTATACGGACACGACTACaccgaggagaagcagcaacaacaacaagaacaacaagaacaacaacaacaacaacagcaacaagaagaagaagaagaaggggcgGCAAAGGGAGCGGTGCTGGTTCACTGCGCCATGGGGAAATCCAGGTCTGTCACGGCCATAGTGGCGTATTTGTTATGGAAACATCCACATCGGTTTGGGCTTGGGAAGGGGGCGGTTGATGCCAAGGAGGCGGTCGCAAAGGCGGTGcagtgggtgagggggacgCGGCCGATTGCTGAGCCGAACGAGGGGTTTATGGAGCAGTTGGAGCTGTGGGTTGAGATGGGGTGTCCGGCCGGGAGTGATGATgcggtggagaaggaggccaagtATCAGAGGTGGTTGTAtaagaaggaggtggagacggccgcggcggtggggagggcgcCGGATTGGATCCGgtttgaggacgaggaggctgAAAAGGAGCAACAGAAACAAgacgaagagggaggagggggggcgtTTGAGTTGAGGTGTAAGAAGTGTCGCAGGAGGCTGGCGACGGAGCCGTTTGTTGTGCCGCATCAAGGCAGGGGGAAtaaggccaaggaggattGCCCGCACTACTTTGTGGAGGCCTTGTCATGGATGAGGGATACACTTGAGCTGGGGGAACTGGAAGGGAGACTCAACTGCCCGCATCCAAAGTGCGGGTCATCAGTTGGGAGGTATTCCTGGAGGGGTTTCAAGTGCAGCTGCGGGGACTGGGTAGCCCCGGCCTTTTCCCTGCAGCAGAGCAAGGTTGACAAGGTCGCCGTGATGGGCGCAGGGAAGAATGGCACGGCCGGAGCGAACGAGATAGCGAGCCGGATGGCTGCGCTGGGAATACGGATGCCTCCGGGGCAGAGGGCAGAGAACCTTTGA